One Yimella lutea DNA window includes the following coding sequences:
- a CDS encoding 4Fe-4S dicluster domain-containing protein, whose translation MGQFSGPTDPTADAHWHTHEERKGFFTDTSICIGCKACEVACKEWNHNPADGDFKLLDSSYDNTGELSADTWRHVAFIEQGKADIEQARESGRQLVSLGMPKVGAPVAPEPDPTPADTPEFRWLMASDVCKHCTHAGCLDVCPTGALFRTEFGTVVVQDDVCNGCGTCVAGCPFGVVERRSDGTAAPRTERGKHVKNSGVAQKCTLCYDRLLDDQTPACAKTCPTTSIKFGDHDDMVETAQERVAQLHAEGRTEARLYGANENDGVGGIGSVFLLLDEPEVYGLPPDPRVPTADLNSMYRRATVAAVGMIAATAVAFARGL comes from the coding sequence ATGGGACAGTTCTCCGGGCCGACCGATCCCACCGCCGACGCCCACTGGCACACGCACGAGGAGCGCAAAGGCTTCTTCACCGACACCTCGATCTGCATCGGCTGCAAGGCGTGCGAGGTGGCGTGCAAGGAGTGGAATCACAACCCCGCCGACGGCGACTTCAAGCTGTTGGACTCCTCCTACGACAACACCGGCGAACTGAGTGCTGACACCTGGCGCCACGTCGCGTTCATCGAGCAGGGCAAGGCCGACATCGAGCAGGCTCGCGAGTCGGGTCGACAACTCGTGTCGTTGGGCATGCCGAAGGTCGGCGCACCCGTGGCACCCGAACCCGACCCCACACCTGCGGACACCCCTGAGTTCCGCTGGCTGATGGCGTCCGACGTCTGCAAGCACTGCACCCACGCCGGGTGCCTGGACGTCTGCCCGACAGGTGCCTTGTTCCGCACCGAGTTCGGCACGGTCGTCGTCCAGGACGATGTCTGCAACGGGTGCGGCACGTGTGTCGCCGGGTGTCCGTTCGGTGTCGTCGAACGGCGTAGTGACGGCACGGCCGCTCCGCGCACCGAGCGGGGCAAGCACGTCAAGAACAGCGGCGTCGCGCAGAAGTGCACGCTCTGTTACGACCGGTTGCTCGACGACCAGACGCCGGCGTGTGCGAAGACCTGCCCGACCACGTCCATCAAGTTCGGCGATCACGACGACATGGTCGAGACCGCCCAGGAGCGCGTCGCGCAGTTGCACGCCGAGGGGCGCACCGAGGCACGTCTGTACGGCGCGAACGAGAACGACGGCGTCGGCGGCATCGGATCGGTGTTCCTGCTGCTGGACGAACCCGAGGTCTACGGGTTGCCGCCCGACCCGCGGGTGCCCACCGCAGACCTCAACTCGATGTACCGCCGTGCGACCGTGGCGGCTGTCGGCATGATCGCGGCAACGGCGGTCGCGTTCGCGAGGGGCCTATGA
- the nrfD gene encoding NrfD/PsrC family molybdoenzyme membrane anchor subunit, with translation MSDFDSYRSPEPPRKRRRDKIGGAVRKRARGWRDGGDGAREMLMVPDVEFTSYYGRPVVKPPPWGHEVPAYLFLGGVAGGSGLIAFAAQLTGRELLRRNARLGGLAAISLGGAALVKDLGRPDRFYNMLRTFKVTSPMSMGSWILTGYSVGAGVAAVAEIDRLTADRLPFGPLRPVLRWVEPFSGFEAALFSPPLASYTAVLLSDTANPTWNDARKYLPFVFVSSATLAASGLAMITTPASETGPVRLLAALGVVGDVVNMKVLERSMDPTVVETLHHGNPGKMLRWAERLAVAGGVGALIGGRLRPIAVVSGAALLTASALTRFGVFEAGIESAKDPKYTIEPQKRRLAARRAQGITDDSITTAR, from the coding sequence ATGAGCGACTTCGACAGTTACCGGTCGCCGGAGCCGCCCCGCAAGCGGCGCCGCGACAAAATCGGTGGCGCGGTCCGCAAGCGTGCCCGTGGGTGGCGCGACGGCGGCGACGGTGCGCGCGAGATGCTGATGGTGCCCGATGTCGAGTTCACCTCGTACTACGGGCGACCCGTCGTGAAGCCGCCGCCCTGGGGCCACGAGGTGCCGGCCTACCTGTTCCTCGGTGGAGTCGCCGGTGGATCCGGCCTGATCGCCTTCGCCGCTCAGTTGACCGGTCGCGAACTGCTGCGCCGCAACGCACGTCTGGGTGGCCTGGCCGCGATCAGCCTCGGCGGCGCAGCGCTGGTGAAGGACCTCGGTCGTCCCGACCGGTTCTACAACATGCTGCGCACCTTCAAGGTGACCTCGCCGATGAGCATGGGCTCGTGGATCCTCACCGGTTACAGCGTCGGTGCCGGCGTGGCGGCGGTCGCCGAGATCGACCGGCTGACCGCTGACCGATTGCCGTTCGGGCCGCTGCGCCCGGTGCTGCGCTGGGTCGAACCCTTCTCCGGTTTCGAAGCGGCGTTGTTCTCACCGCCGCTTGCCTCGTACACCGCAGTTCTGTTGTCGGACACCGCGAATCCCACCTGGAACGACGCTCGCAAGTATCTGCCGTTCGTGTTCGTCAGTTCGGCGACTCTTGCTGCGTCGGGCTTGGCGATGATCACGACCCCGGCGTCCGAGACCGGTCCGGTGCGCTTGTTGGCAGCGCTCGGCGTCGTCGGCGACGTGGTGAACATGAAGGTGCTGGAGCGCTCGATGGACCCGACCGTCGTGGAGACGCTGCATCACGGCAATCCGGGCAAGATGCTGCGGTGGGCCGAACGCCTCGCCGTCGCCGGCGGTGTCGGTGCCCTGATCGGCGGACGACTTCGTCCGATCGCGGTCGTCTCCGGAGCGGCGTTGTTGACCGCGTCGGCGCTGACCCGCTTCGGCGTGTTCGAGGCCGGCATCGAGTCGGCCAAGGACCCGAAGTACACCATCGAGCCGCAGAAGCGCCGCCTCGCCGCCCGTCGGGCCCAGGGCATCACCGACGACTCGATCACGACCGCCCGCTGA
- the selD gene encoding selenide, water dikinase SelD: MAIDRNDYRLTDYTHGGGCACKIPPGELEDAVRDLVGQRGDDILVGIDAGDDAAAVRVRDDLAVLSTADFFTPVVNDAYDWGRIAAANALSDVYAMGGRPVVAINLVGWPRDVLPMELLTEVLRGGLAVADEAGCPVLGGHSVDDPEPKYGMAVTGVADPKRLLRNDAARAGLPITLTKPIGVGLLNNRHKATGEVFAQAIELMTTLNRDASVAAVDAGLEAATDVTGFGLLGHLHKMMRGSGVGAVIERAAVPAVDGALDALRDGFVSGGTRRNLDWVRPHLSVGSGVSEDDLLFLADAQTSGGLLVVGELPGHPVIGHTVDGAGIEIIA, translated from the coding sequence ATGGCGATCGACCGCAACGACTACCGGCTCACCGACTACACCCATGGCGGCGGGTGTGCCTGCAAGATCCCGCCCGGCGAGCTCGAGGACGCCGTCCGCGACCTGGTCGGCCAGCGGGGCGATGACATCCTGGTCGGCATCGATGCCGGCGACGACGCAGCTGCTGTCCGCGTGCGCGACGACCTCGCGGTGCTCTCGACCGCCGACTTCTTCACCCCCGTCGTCAACGACGCGTACGACTGGGGCCGCATCGCCGCCGCCAACGCACTGTCGGACGTGTACGCCATGGGTGGGCGACCGGTCGTTGCCATCAACCTGGTCGGTTGGCCACGCGACGTGCTGCCGATGGAATTGCTGACCGAGGTGCTCCGCGGCGGTCTTGCAGTCGCGGACGAAGCCGGCTGCCCGGTGCTCGGCGGACACAGCGTCGACGATCCGGAACCGAAGTACGGTATGGCGGTCACCGGCGTCGCCGACCCGAAACGGTTGCTACGCAACGACGCTGCCCGCGCCGGCCTACCGATCACCTTGACCAAGCCGATCGGCGTCGGACTGTTGAACAACCGGCACAAGGCCACCGGCGAGGTCTTCGCGCAGGCCATCGAGTTGATGACCACGCTGAACCGGGATGCGTCGGTTGCCGCGGTGGACGCCGGTCTCGAAGCCGCCACCGATGTCACGGGGTTCGGGTTGCTCGGACATCTGCACAAGATGATGCGCGGGTCCGGTGTCGGTGCCGTGATCGAACGCGCGGCAGTGCCGGCAGTCGATGGTGCACTGGACGCGTTGCGCGACGGGTTCGTGTCGGGTGGGACGCGACGGAACCTGGACTGGGTCCGTCCGCATCTGTCGGTCGGTTCGGGCGTGAGTGAGGACGACCTGCTGTTCCTGGCGGACGCGCAGACGTCCGGCGGGTTGTTGGTCGTCGGCGAGTTGCCCGGCCACCCGGTGATCGGGCACACCGTGGACGGCGCGGGCATCGAGATCATCGCTTGA